A genomic segment from Natator depressus isolate rNatDep1 chromosome 19, rNatDep2.hap1, whole genome shotgun sequence encodes:
- the C19H1orf216 gene encoding UPF0500 protein C1orf216 homolog, producing the protein MMFAVCQPDVPLNAPFHEGKRDPTLGTAFLAERELRQDKNFNFVAEGYDSNENWSQVVIGTRMEGGSGQIENTADNLVFLVQRQTAQGRLRDAPRGLKSDKLGLSEEDMRSPHKGAELSGAEKEKAATEDMAKECGKWAGSPLEDNGYASSSLSIDSPDSSSGNAWEAPAAATKDPRNQPALQVPDADSENSSNLDTVFPVLAEAFQNLQDKMRYKEQEKEKHHIHLVMYRRLALLRWIRGLQQKVVDQQNRLQESFDTILDNRKELLRYIQEGVVCPKAPAHAGL; encoded by the coding sequence ATGATGTTTGCAGTGTGCCAGCCAGACGTCCCCCTGAACGCTCCGTTCCATGAGGGCAAGCGGGACCCCACACTGGGCACGGCCTTCCTCGCTGAACGGGAGCTCAGGCAGGACAAGAATTTCAACTTTGTGGCGGAAGGGTACGACAGCAATGAGAACTGGAGCCAGGTGGTGATTGGGACCCGGATGGAGGGGGGCTCCGGCCAGATAGAAAACACAGCCGATAATCTGGTGTTCTTAGTGCAGAGACAGACAGCTCAGGGCAGGCTTAGGGATGCTCCCCGAGGGCTGAAGTCAGACAAGCTGGGACTCTCTGAGGAGGACATGCGCAGTCCCCACAAGGGAGCCGAGCTCAGTGGCGCCGAGAAGGAGAAAGCGGCTACTGAGGACATGGCCAAAGAGTGTGGCAAATGGGCTGGCTCCCCCTTAGAGGACAATGGCTATGCCAGCAGCTCCCTCAGCATCGACAGCCCCGACAGTAGCTCTGGCAATGCCTGGGAGGCACCTGCTGCCGCCACCAAAGACCCGAGGAACCAGCCAGCGCTTCAGGTGCCCGATGCTGATTCCGAAAACTCCTCCAACTTGGACACGGTCTTCCCGGTGCTGGCCGAGGCCTTCCAGAACCTCCAGGACAAGATGAGATACaaggagcaggagaaggagaaacaccACATCCACCTGGTGATGTATCGGCGCCTGGCCCTGCTGCGTTGGATCCGCGGCCTCCAGCAGAAAGTGGTGGACCAGCAGAACCGGCTGCAGGAGAGCTTCGACACCATCCTGGACAACCGCAAAGAGCTCCTCCGGTACATCCAGGAGGGCGTGGTGTGCCCCAAAGCACCGGCTCACGCTGGCCTGTGA